One region of Cucurbita pepo subsp. pepo cultivar mu-cu-16 chromosome LG03, ASM280686v2, whole genome shotgun sequence genomic DNA includes:
- the LOC111791709 gene encoding B3 domain-containing protein At2g36080-like, whose amino-acid sequence MSINHFSQDFHQPLFPSPHLPIMLNNNPKSSLSDHLKQPMFEKPLTPSDVGKLNRLVIPKQYAERYFPLSPSSSSSSAAAATAHSADKALLLTFEDESGKLWRFRYSYWNSSQSYVLTKGWSRFVKEKRLDAGDCVVFERHRSDGDRLFIGWKRRSTPSPAEAAVAPSGSGGGCWTRMFYSANPYPSHHHLPSPPYQSPGSTLPESSVQSQTVSVGNSKILRLFGVDLECQTDMSEPEPPSTVGGVSSISGRDPTRHIFYSHYSSAVPHHMDFTFPQDVKQTKYQG is encoded by the exons ATGTCTATAAACCACTTCTCTCAAGACTTCCATCAGCCCCTCTTCCCATCTCCCCACCTCCCCATCATGCTTAATAACAACCCCAAATCCTCCCTCTCCGACCACCTCAAGCAGCCCATGTTCGAGAAGCCCTTAACCCCCAGCGACGTTGGGAAACTCAACCGCCTCGTTATCCCCAAGCAGTACGCGGAGAGATACTTTCCCCTCTcaccctcctcctcctcctcctccgccgccgctgccACTGCCCACTCTGCTGACAAGGCCTTGCTTCTCACCTTTGAAGATGAGTCTGGAAAGCTGTGGCGCTTCCGTTACTCTTATTGGAATAGTAGCCAGAGCTATGTGTTGACTAAGGGCTGGAGCCGCTTTGTCAAAGAGAAGCGCCTTGACGCTGGTGATTGCGTCGTTTTTGAACGCCACCGCTCTGATGGCGACAGGTTGTTCATTGGCTGGAAGCGCCGCTCGACGCCCTCTCCGGCGGAGGCTGCTGTGGCGCCAAGTGGCAGTGGCGGTGGGTGTTGGACTAGAATGTTCTACTCTGCAAACCCATATCcttctcatcatcatcttccttcACCGCCATACCAATCTCCGGGTTCTACTCTTCcag AGTCCTCTGTTCAGAGTCAAACAGTATCGGTTGGGAATTCAAAGATACTGCGGCTGTTCGGGGTGGACTTAGAGTGCCAAACCGACATGTCGGAACCTGAACCACCGTCGACGGTCGGAGGCGTGTCAAGTATATCGGGTCGGGATCCGACCCGCCACATTTTCTACTCACATTATTCTTCTGCCGTTCCTCATCACATG GATTTCACTTTCCCACAAGATGTCAAGCAGACGAAATATCAAGGATAG
- the LOC111789959 gene encoding uncharacterized protein At5g41620-like isoform X1 — MPRQNVAAELIPGKIRKRGCSSSASSSSSILQNYRFKRAILVGKRTGSRSPASAFPSTESPNYELHQCGSARSKQAPVSARKLAATLWEMNELPLTTVKEGHERKSRKEMKAIEKTTRSIHSGSLPPHLSDPSHSPVSERGDRLGTGSRRRTPSMSQRLKLADHGVGVLDSVRTASFMEIETRSRVQTPSVSNVGVKSRLKDVSTTLTTSKELLKIITRVWGQEDRPSTSMSLISALHAELERARLQINQLIQEQRYEQNEISYLMRWFAEEKEAWKSKEQEAVEAAIESVAGELEVERKLRRRMESLNKKLGRELGETKSSLVKVVKEFESERRGRESAKLSAVLREEQTHVANNGGVDELRNEVEAFLGIKRGKEEAGEVVDLGESDVDSIELNMENYKSYDWIHCCRRPSIDDELKATTKSNSKKGSRKSISDGLEWGRSSVMEKVGCSKNLRDQILYGSRLGSLKVTASPTRAWEQARPSRDLADTVAERASLVQGNGLKCRGDGVSSRKYK; from the exons ATGCCAAGGCAGAATGTTGCGGCGGAATTGATTCCTGGGAAAATCAGAAAACGAGGCTGTTCTTCATCGGCTTCTTCCTCATCTTCGATTCTTCAAAATTACAGGTTTAAACGAGCGATTCTGGTGGGTAAAAGGACCGGATCGAGATCCCCTGCTTCTGCATTTCCTTCCACTGAATCCCCCAATTACGAGCTCCATCAGTGCGGCAGTGCCCGGTCCAAGCAAGCTCCAGTGTCGGCGAGGAAGCTGGCAGCGACTCTGTGGGAGATGAATGAGTTGCCGTTGACGACGGTGAAGGAGGGTCACGAGAGGAAATCGAGAAAGGAAATGAAGGCTATTGAGAAAACGACACGGTCCATTCATTCTGGTTCTTTGCCGCCCCATCTCTCCGATCCGTCTCATAGCCCTGTTTCCGAG AGGGGGGATCGGTTGGGGACAGGAAGTCGTCGAAGAACTCCATCCATGTCTCAGAGGCTAAAGCTTGCCGATCATGGCGTTGGGGTTCTTGATTCTGTTAGAACTGCTAGTTTTATGGAG ATTGAGACAAGATCAAGAGTCCAAACTCCGAGCGTATCGAATGTTGGCGTTAAATCGCGATTGAAAGATGTTAGTACTACATTAACAACTTCAAAGGAGCTTCTCAAAATCATTACCCGTGTATGGGGCCAAGAAGATCGTCCTTCAACGAGCATGTCTCTAATCTCAGCCTTGCACGCCGAGCTAGAGAGGGCTCGATTGCAGATCAATCAGCTCATCCAAGAGCAAAGGTATGAGCAGAATGAGATAAGCTATCTGATGAGGTGGTTTGCTGAAGAGAAGGAAGCTTGGAAGAGCAAGGAGCAAGAAGCTGTGGAGGCTGCTATTGAGTCCGTGGCTGGAGAGCTGGAAGTTGAAAGGAAGCTTCGGAGAAGGATGGAGAGCTTGAACAAGAAGCTGGGGAGAGAATTGGGTGAGACGAAATCATCACTTGTGAAAGTTGTGAAAGAATttgagagtgaaagaaggggaAGGGAATCTGCTAAACTCAGTGCTGTGCTTCGTGAGGAACAAACTCACGTAGCCAACAATGGTGGTGTGGATGAACTGAGGAATGAAGTTGAGGCGTTTTTGGGTATCAAAAGGGGTAAAGAGGAGGCAGGGGAAGTTGTGGATTTGGGTGAAAGTGATGTTGATTCTATAGAATTAAATATGGAGAATTACAAAAGTTATGATTGGATCCACTGTTGTAGAAGGCCTTCAATAGATGATGAACTCAAGGCAACAACCAAGTCTAATTCTAAGAAGGGTTCAAGAAAAAGCATATCTGATGGATTGGAATGGGGAAGAAGCTCTGTAATGGAGAAAGTAGGTTGTTCAAAGAACCTCAGAGACCAGATCTTATATGGGTCGAGGCTGGGTTCGCTTAAAGTCACTGCCAGCCCAACTAGGGCGTGGGAACAAGCGCGGCCCTCAAGAGAC
- the LOC111791710 gene encoding uncharacterized protein LOC111791710 — protein sequence MKARIVLRKIYDYVRYDLKEIAFPSSLPDPPHSKKRRKLTWHERFLVLKEASRLYAASWVRDIGPELRPNDYKVEESENKKNSAKSAPKEKEPSTLEDLAVAARGGMETLKPALQRVYMTKASAYRDALKNFIDGYQEGIQQVMEKKEISDSQKGSEKMK from the exons ATGAAGGCGAGGATCGTTTTAAGGAAGATTTATGACTACGTTCGGTATGATTTGAAGGAAATTGCATTTCCTTCGTCGTTGCCGGATCCTCCGCATTCAAAGAAGCGTCGAAAGCTTACATGGCATGAACGATTCTTG GTGTTGAAGGAGGCTTCCAGGTTATATGCTGCAAGCTGGGTGCGGGACATTGGTCCTGAACTGCGACCAAATGACTATAAGGTGGAAGAAAgcgaaaacaaaaagaattcaGCAAAAAGTGCACCTAAGGAGAAAGAACCTTCAACACTGGAAGATCTGG CCGTGGCTGCAAGAGGAGGAATGGAAACATTAAAACCAGCTTTGCAGCGGGTGTATATGACTAAAGCTTCTGCATATAGAGACGCTCtgaaaaattttatagatgGCTATCAAGAAGGTATTCAGCAAGTCatggagaaaaaggaaatttctGATTCCCAGAAGGGAAgcgaaaaaatgaaataa
- the LOC111789959 gene encoding uncharacterized protein At5g41620-like isoform X2 yields MPRQNVAAELIPGKIRKRGCSSSASSSSSILQNYRFKRAILVGKRTGSRSPASAFPSTESPNYELHQCGSARSKQAPVSARKLAATLWEMNELPLTTVKEGHERKSRKEMKAIEKTTRSIHSGSLPPHLSDPSHSPVSERGDRLGTGSRRRTPSMSQRLKLADHGVGVLDSVRTASFMEIETRSRVQTPSVSNVGVKSRLKDVSTTLTTSKELLKIITRVWGQEDRPSTSMSLISALHAELERARLQINQLIQEQRYEQNEISYLMRWFAEEKEAWKSKEQEAVEAAIESVAGELEVERKLRRRMESLNKKLGRELGETKSSLVKVVKEFESERRGRESAKLSAVLREEQTHEVEAFLGIKRGKEEAGEVVDLGESDVDSIELNMENYKSYDWIHCCRRPSIDDELKATTKSNSKKGSRKSISDGLEWGRSSVMEKVGCSKNLRDQILYGSRLGSLKVTASPTRAWEQARPSRDLADTVAERASLVQGNGLKCRGDGVSSRKYK; encoded by the exons ATGCCAAGGCAGAATGTTGCGGCGGAATTGATTCCTGGGAAAATCAGAAAACGAGGCTGTTCTTCATCGGCTTCTTCCTCATCTTCGATTCTTCAAAATTACAGGTTTAAACGAGCGATTCTGGTGGGTAAAAGGACCGGATCGAGATCCCCTGCTTCTGCATTTCCTTCCACTGAATCCCCCAATTACGAGCTCCATCAGTGCGGCAGTGCCCGGTCCAAGCAAGCTCCAGTGTCGGCGAGGAAGCTGGCAGCGACTCTGTGGGAGATGAATGAGTTGCCGTTGACGACGGTGAAGGAGGGTCACGAGAGGAAATCGAGAAAGGAAATGAAGGCTATTGAGAAAACGACACGGTCCATTCATTCTGGTTCTTTGCCGCCCCATCTCTCCGATCCGTCTCATAGCCCTGTTTCCGAG AGGGGGGATCGGTTGGGGACAGGAAGTCGTCGAAGAACTCCATCCATGTCTCAGAGGCTAAAGCTTGCCGATCATGGCGTTGGGGTTCTTGATTCTGTTAGAACTGCTAGTTTTATGGAG ATTGAGACAAGATCAAGAGTCCAAACTCCGAGCGTATCGAATGTTGGCGTTAAATCGCGATTGAAAGATGTTAGTACTACATTAACAACTTCAAAGGAGCTTCTCAAAATCATTACCCGTGTATGGGGCCAAGAAGATCGTCCTTCAACGAGCATGTCTCTAATCTCAGCCTTGCACGCCGAGCTAGAGAGGGCTCGATTGCAGATCAATCAGCTCATCCAAGAGCAAAGGTATGAGCAGAATGAGATAAGCTATCTGATGAGGTGGTTTGCTGAAGAGAAGGAAGCTTGGAAGAGCAAGGAGCAAGAAGCTGTGGAGGCTGCTATTGAGTCCGTGGCTGGAGAGCTGGAAGTTGAAAGGAAGCTTCGGAGAAGGATGGAGAGCTTGAACAAGAAGCTGGGGAGAGAATTGGGTGAGACGAAATCATCACTTGTGAAAGTTGTGAAAGAATttgagagtgaaagaaggggaAGGGAATCTGCTAAACTCAGTGCTGTGCTTCGTGAGGAACAAACTC ATGAAGTTGAGGCGTTTTTGGGTATCAAAAGGGGTAAAGAGGAGGCAGGGGAAGTTGTGGATTTGGGTGAAAGTGATGTTGATTCTATAGAATTAAATATGGAGAATTACAAAAGTTATGATTGGATCCACTGTTGTAGAAGGCCTTCAATAGATGATGAACTCAAGGCAACAACCAAGTCTAATTCTAAGAAGGGTTCAAGAAAAAGCATATCTGATGGATTGGAATGGGGAAGAAGCTCTGTAATGGAGAAAGTAGGTTGTTCAAAGAACCTCAGAGACCAGATCTTATATGGGTCGAGGCTGGGTTCGCTTAAAGTCACTGCCAGCCCAACTAGGGCGTGGGAACAAGCGCGGCCCTCAAGAGAC